From Oenococcus sicerae, the proteins below share one genomic window:
- a CDS encoding TrmH family RNA methyltransferase translates to MEIITSNQNSRVKIWTSLQTAKGREQSGSYLLDGWHLVQEALNQAAPIQAIIATEAQMSAHLIDVPQGVPAFQVTEEVARHIAKTNNPQGIFAQTSLPNNSFDPKYIHSGSWLLLDEIQDPGNAGTLIRTADAAGFEGVALSAGSADPFNPKVVRAMQGSQFHLKVVKDVDLAAWIDALEENDYDVFGTTLSATSVDYKTIVPEKNFALILGNEGQGMKAELQAKTTANLHINFPGKAESLNVAVAGGILMFALN, encoded by the coding sequence ATGGAAATTATTACCTCAAATCAAAATTCAAGAGTTAAAATTTGGACCAGTCTGCAAACAGCCAAGGGACGTGAACAATCAGGCAGCTATTTGCTTGATGGCTGGCACTTAGTGCAAGAAGCATTAAACCAAGCAGCTCCGATCCAGGCGATTATTGCTACCGAAGCTCAAATGTCAGCACATTTGATCGATGTGCCTCAAGGAGTGCCTGCCTTTCAAGTTACGGAGGAAGTAGCTCGGCATATTGCCAAAACAAACAATCCACAAGGCATTTTTGCTCAAACTAGTCTGCCGAATAATTCTTTTGACCCCAAGTATATTCATAGTGGTTCTTGGCTTTTGCTTGATGAAATTCAAGATCCAGGCAACGCCGGTACCTTGATTCGGACCGCTGATGCAGCTGGGTTTGAGGGTGTTGCTTTATCAGCTGGTTCCGCCGATCCCTTTAATCCTAAAGTTGTTCGTGCCATGCAAGGCAGTCAGTTCCATTTGAAGGTCGTCAAGGATGTTGATTTAGCAGCATGGATCGATGCACTTGAAGAAAATGATTATGATGTTTTTGGTACAACACTGTCAGCGACTTCAGTTGACTATAAAACGATCGTACCGGAAAAGAATTTTGCTTTGATCCTTGGTAATGAAGGACAAGGCATGAAGGCAGAACTGCAGGCGAAAACAACTGCCAATTTGCACATTAATTTTCCTGGTAAAGCTGAGTCTTTGAATGTGGCTGTTGCTGGTGGAATTTTAATGTTTGCATTAAATTGA
- a CDS encoding winged helix-turn-helix transcriptional regulator — MAERIELTQSAFEILGRKWNGLIIQSLLDSSRGSLHFAELSRNVRACSDRVLTVRLKELEDADIIERVCCPDNGKLGYRLTKKGGSMRPLMSEISTWAAKNI; from the coding sequence ATGGCTGAAAGAATTGAGTTGACACAATCAGCATTTGAAATCCTAGGTCGCAAATGGAATGGCTTAATTATCCAATCTCTCTTGGACAGCAGTCGGGGATCCTTACATTTTGCCGAACTTTCCAGAAACGTGCGCGCATGCAGCGACCGTGTTTTGACAGTTCGTTTGAAAGAACTGGAAGATGCTGATATCATTGAACGTGTGTGCTGTCCTGATAATGGTAAATTGGGTTATCGTCTGACTAAAAAAGGCGGTTCCATGAGACCGTTGATGTCGGAAATTTCGACATGGGCAGCGAAAAATATTTAA
- the pheS gene encoding phenylalanine--tRNA ligase subunit alpha — MDIKEKLDELNKKISAEIDHSTNIDLVENIRVHLLGKKGELTKILKGLKDLTPSEKPVVGQLANQIRTQLEAEIADKKNSLEELKLNAKLATEKIDVTLPGRSFQIGTKHVLQQIQDQIEDHFLSQGFQVMYGHEIETDEYNFERMNLPKDHPARDMQDTFYLTPNTLLRTQTSAMQARAMDQHDFASGPLKMISPGKVYRRDNDDATHSHQFHQIEGLVVGRKITLADLKGTLQALTNELFGRGHAMRFRQSYFPFTEPSLEVDISWNIVDDQTAAEDIEWIEVLGAGMVHPNVLKMAKIDSEKYSGFAFGLGPDRFAMIKYGIDDIRHFYLDDLRFLKQFSQVGE; from the coding sequence ATGGACATTAAAGAAAAATTAGATGAATTGAATAAGAAAATTTCAGCAGAGATCGATCATTCGACCAATATTGATTTAGTTGAAAATATTCGAGTTCATCTGCTGGGCAAAAAAGGTGAATTAACTAAGATTTTAAAGGGTCTTAAAGATCTGACACCTAGTGAGAAACCTGTAGTTGGTCAGCTGGCCAACCAAATTCGAACACAATTAGAAGCTGAGATCGCTGATAAAAAAAACAGCCTCGAAGAGCTTAAACTAAACGCTAAGCTGGCAACTGAGAAGATTGATGTTACCTTGCCGGGGCGCAGCTTTCAGATCGGTACAAAACACGTCTTACAGCAGATCCAAGATCAGATCGAAGACCACTTTTTAAGTCAAGGCTTTCAGGTCATGTATGGTCACGAAATTGAGACTGATGAATATAATTTTGAGCGCATGAATCTGCCTAAAGACCATCCAGCGCGTGATATGCAGGATACTTTTTATTTAACGCCTAATACTCTTTTAAGGACACAGACCTCTGCAATGCAGGCACGTGCAATGGATCAGCATGACTTTGCTAGCGGTCCTTTAAAAATGATCAGTCCTGGTAAAGTATATCGTCGTGATAATGATGATGCGACACATTCCCACCAATTCCATCAAATCGAAGGATTGGTTGTCGGCAGAAAAATTACACTGGCTGATCTGAAGGGCACTCTGCAAGCTTTAACTAATGAACTGTTTGGCAGAGGCCATGCAATGCGTTTTCGACAAAGCTATTTCCCCTTTACTGAACCGAGCTTGGAAGTTGATATTAGCTGGAATATTGTCGACGATCAAACGGCAGCTGAAGATATTGAATGGATCGAAGTGTTAGGTGCTGGTATGGTGCATCCAAATGTTTTAAAAATGGCCAAAATTGATTCAGAAAAGTATTCTGGTTTTGCATTTGGTTTAGGACCTGATCGCTTTGCCATGATCAAGTACGGCATTGATGATATTCGTCATTTTTATTTAGATGATCTGCGTTTTTTGAAACAGTTTAGTCAGGTGGGAGAATAA
- the pheT gene encoding phenylalanine--tRNA ligase subunit beta: MKVSVNWIKEYIPDFPVTNEKEAQDFSDTLALTSTEVEENGYQIAQSSGLIVGKITEIRPIENSTHLKITIVNTGKKDYQIVTGAPNAALNQLVVLALPGAVLAGSKKIEATTLDGQISQGMLVSLQEIAFDDSIAPKKHEAGIYVFPTDNDVQPGDDAVKALGIDDLMIDTELTANRGDMLSIRGNLYEFAAILNKKFVYPEKKLHEGKRPAAAQISASVDSKLANPYYLRVINDVTVKESPLWLQRRLWNSGIRPINNLVDVTNYIMLLFGQPMHAFDLDQLQHKQIKLALSKDESLTTLDGNKHDLKAGQDIVVYDGDQPQMLAGVMGGVQSEVTQSTKNLVLEAAVFDPVYIRKTAQRFNLHSQASQRFERGIDVANCQKALDYAAALVQQIAGGEVAAGVVTGCEEILPETKILISVSDINDYLGSQVSLKEVREIWDRLAFKYDLVGEQFTIYAPKRRPDITIKADLIEEFVRIYGYDRVPIHLPQAVNDRSGLTISQKLDRAIRQLLLGLGLNQAISYSLTDPDQAKTFTFQPENEVKLSNPMSQDSSVLRQSLLSTLIQTAAYNAARKAADIRLFETGAVFFDRGQAKMPKENHQIAALISGIESEGWQHHENKYDFYYMKGLLQSLLDSLDLKTTVTYKTADDRPEMHPGQTADVYLGQEYLGFVGQINPKVLRANKLAATFVFQIDLDLIHKLYKNTSDYSLLDKFPGIERDLSLLVDDKVESARIENLIKINAGPYLRRLQVVDVYEGLELGLNKKSIAYRLEFVNPQATLVDDEANQSVQNVIDQLARQLQARVR; this comes from the coding sequence ATGAAAGTTTCTGTTAATTGGATCAAAGAGTATATACCAGATTTCCCTGTAACTAATGAGAAGGAAGCCCAGGATTTTTCTGATACGCTAGCGCTAACTTCGACTGAGGTTGAAGAAAACGGCTATCAAATTGCCCAATCTAGCGGCCTGATCGTGGGTAAAATCACTGAAATTCGTCCAATCGAAAATTCAACACATTTAAAGATCACGATCGTTAATACTGGTAAAAAGGATTATCAGATCGTCACCGGAGCACCTAACGCTGCTTTGAACCAGTTGGTTGTGCTGGCTTTGCCTGGGGCTGTTTTAGCGGGCAGCAAAAAAATAGAAGCGACAACTTTGGATGGCCAAATCAGTCAAGGCATGCTTGTCTCTTTACAAGAGATCGCTTTTGATGATTCGATCGCGCCCAAAAAGCATGAAGCCGGCATCTACGTGTTTCCAACTGACAATGATGTGCAGCCTGGTGATGATGCTGTCAAGGCACTTGGGATCGATGATTTGATGATCGATACTGAATTGACAGCCAATCGTGGAGACATGCTATCGATTCGCGGCAATTTATATGAGTTTGCGGCGATTTTAAATAAAAAATTTGTTTATCCTGAAAAAAAATTGCATGAGGGGAAACGACCAGCTGCGGCTCAAATTTCAGCAAGTGTTGATAGCAAACTGGCTAATCCATATTATCTGCGTGTGATCAATGATGTCACAGTCAAAGAAAGCCCTTTGTGGCTGCAGCGGCGTTTATGGAATTCGGGTATTCGTCCAATTAATAATCTGGTCGATGTGACAAATTACATAATGCTTTTATTTGGTCAACCGATGCATGCATTTGACTTAGACCAGTTGCAGCATAAACAAATTAAGCTGGCGCTATCAAAAGATGAAAGTTTAACAACGCTGGATGGCAATAAGCATGACTTAAAAGCTGGTCAAGATATCGTTGTGTACGATGGGGATCAGCCACAAATGCTAGCTGGCGTTATGGGCGGCGTTCAATCTGAAGTAACTCAAAGTACAAAAAATCTTGTTTTGGAAGCAGCTGTTTTCGATCCGGTTTATATCCGTAAAACAGCTCAGCGCTTTAACTTGCATTCACAGGCCAGTCAACGTTTTGAGCGTGGTATCGATGTAGCAAACTGCCAAAAAGCTTTAGATTATGCAGCGGCATTGGTTCAGCAAATTGCCGGCGGTGAAGTTGCTGCTGGTGTTGTTACGGGCTGTGAGGAAATATTGCCTGAGACTAAGATCTTGATTTCTGTCAGTGATATTAATGATTATTTAGGGTCACAAGTCAGCTTAAAAGAGGTTCGCGAAATTTGGGATCGATTGGCCTTCAAATATGATCTGGTCGGAGAACAATTTACAATTTATGCGCCGAAACGGCGTCCTGACATCACGATCAAAGCTGATTTAATTGAAGAGTTTGTCCGAATATATGGATATGACAGAGTACCAATTCACTTGCCGCAGGCCGTTAACGACCGATCTGGTCTGACGATCAGCCAAAAACTGGATCGTGCGATACGTCAATTACTGCTCGGATTAGGACTCAATCAAGCGATCTCTTATTCTTTGACAGATCCTGATCAGGCCAAGACATTCACTTTTCAGCCGGAAAATGAAGTGAAATTATCCAATCCTATGAGTCAAGACAGCTCAGTACTACGTCAATCCCTGCTTTCGACTTTAATACAAACGGCTGCTTATAATGCTGCTAGAAAAGCCGCAGATATTCGTTTATTTGAAACAGGTGCTGTTTTCTTTGATCGTGGTCAAGCCAAAATGCCGAAAGAAAATCACCAGATCGCTGCCTTGATTTCGGGAATCGAGTCGGAGGGCTGGCAGCATCATGAGAATAAATACGATTTTTATTACATGAAAGGCCTCTTGCAAAGTCTGCTTGATAGCCTGGATTTAAAAACAACAGTCACTTATAAGACAGCTGATGACCGTCCGGAAATGCATCCAGGTCAAACGGCTGACGTTTATCTTGGCCAAGAATATCTGGGTTTTGTCGGTCAAATTAATCCAAAAGTTCTGCGAGCTAATAAATTGGCTGCGACCTTTGTTTTTCAAATTGATTTAGATTTGATTCATAAATTGTATAAAAACACGAGTGATTATAGCTTATTGGACAAGTTTCCGGGTATCGAACGAGATCTATCTCTGCTTGTCGATGATAAAGTTGAATCAGCAAGGATCGAAAATCTGATTAAAATTAATGCTGGTCCATATTTGCGCAGGCTGCAGGTCGTGGATGTTTACGAGGGTCTGGAACTCGGATTGAATAAGAAATCAATCGCTTACCGCTTGGAATTTGTCAATCCGCAGGCTACATTGGTCGATGATGAGGCCAACCAGTCTGTTCAAAATGTCATTGATCAATTAGCTCGACAGCTGCAGGCTAGGGTTCGATAA
- a CDS encoding rhomboid family intramembrane serine protease, translating into MKHSFWRSIPPVTLTIFFVTLFVYLIQVIVDAFIYQSFSPFFIIGRLISGPSIQSMVFMGGEVSSLVVRGDWYRLFMPILLHSSLMHIFSNMLTLIIVGPFVERLFGRVKYLIIYIVAGIWGNLLTFIFDPNPNVVSVGASGALFGLFGAMIAIAWYNRNNLAFKRQLVIFTAFAVFNLISNFSAPSVDIWAHLGGLIAGVLVALVSNFPSSQYGGIKILVRVGSVIILLLPLVWTGFQIIGN; encoded by the coding sequence ATGAAACATTCTTTTTGGCGATCAATTCCACCCGTGACATTAACGATTTTCTTTGTGACTTTGTTTGTTTATCTGATTCAAGTTATCGTTGATGCCTTTATTTACCAATCATTCAGCCCTTTTTTTATTATTGGTCGTTTGATCAGTGGACCTTCAATCCAGTCGATGGTTTTCATGGGTGGGGAAGTCAGCAGTCTCGTCGTTCGTGGTGATTGGTATCGTTTGTTTATGCCGATCCTGCTGCATAGTTCGCTCATGCACATTTTTTCAAATATGCTGACACTGATTATTGTCGGTCCTTTTGTCGAACGGCTATTCGGCCGCGTTAAGTATTTGATTATTTATATCGTGGCTGGTATTTGGGGCAATTTATTGACCTTTATTTTTGATCCAAATCCAAATGTTGTTTCAGTTGGTGCGTCGGGTGCACTTTTTGGTCTCTTCGGTGCTATGATCGCGATCGCTTGGTACAATCGCAATAATTTAGCTTTTAAACGGCAGCTGGTTATTTTTACAGCATTCGCGGTCTTCAACTTAATTAGTAACTTTAGCGCCCCTAGTGTTGATATTTGGGCTCATTTGGGTGGTTTGATCGCAGGTGTCTTGGTTGCACTGGTTTCTAATTTTCCAAGCAGCCAATACGGCGGCATCAAGATCTTGGTCCGGGTCGGATCGGTGATTATTTTACTGCTGCCGTTAGTATGGACAGGTTTTCAAATTATCGGAAACTAG
- a CDS encoding ROK family glucokinase encodes MTKDKLIGVDLGGTTIKFAILTANGEIQEKWAVPTNILDDGSHIVPAIVESINKRLSLLQLDPERIIGIGMGTPGTVSRQNGTVEAAYNLNWKSIQHVREAVQKGTGLDFTMDNDANAAAIGEQWKGAGENNPNVAFITLGTGVGGGIIANGEMVRGVFGAGGEFGHMVVEPGGYLCTCGNRGCLEQYCSATGVVHLAHDFADEYEGNSQLKSMLDNGEEVTSKTVFDLAKEGDFLANEVVDKMAYYLGYATAALSNILNPAYVVIGGGVSAAGNFLLEKVQKHWTKYVLSTVRSSTKLKLAVLGNDAGVIGAASLAREFERK; translated from the coding sequence ATGACTAAAGATAAACTAATTGGTGTCGATCTTGGCGGCACAACGATTAAATTTGCAATTCTGACAGCCAATGGTGAAATTCAAGAAAAATGGGCTGTTCCAACTAATATTTTGGATGATGGTTCGCATATCGTTCCTGCGATCGTGGAGTCGATCAATAAGCGGCTATCGCTTTTGCAGCTTGATCCTGAAAGAATTATTGGCATTGGCATGGGGACACCGGGAACGGTCAGCCGCCAAAACGGTACGGTCGAAGCTGCTTATAATTTAAATTGGAAAAGTATCCAGCATGTTCGTGAAGCCGTTCAAAAAGGAACTGGGCTAGACTTTACGATGGATAACGATGCTAATGCTGCAGCGATCGGCGAGCAGTGGAAAGGTGCTGGAGAAAATAATCCGAATGTTGCTTTTATTACACTTGGTACCGGTGTTGGCGGCGGTATTATCGCTAATGGCGAAATGGTTCGCGGTGTTTTCGGTGCTGGCGGCGAATTTGGCCACATGGTCGTTGAGCCTGGCGGTTATCTATGCACTTGCGGCAACCGTGGTTGTTTGGAACAATATTGTTCGGCAACTGGCGTTGTTCATCTCGCACATGATTTCGCTGACGAATATGAAGGCAATTCGCAATTAAAATCGATGCTTGATAATGGCGAAGAAGTCACCTCTAAGACTGTCTTTGATTTAGCTAAGGAAGGCGATTTCTTGGCTAATGAGGTCGTTGATAAAATGGCTTATTATCTTGGCTACGCCACGGCAGCTTTGTCCAATATCTTGAATCCAGCCTACGTTGTCATTGGCGGCGGTGTCTCGGCTGCTGGTAATTTTCTGCTTGAAAAAGTTCAAAAACACTGGACGAAGTATGTACTTTCAACAGTTCGTTCATCAACTAAATTGAAGTTGGCAGTTCTCGGAAATGATGCTGGTGTGATCGGTGCAGCGAGTCTTGCACGTGAATTTGAAAGAAAATGA
- a CDS encoding BglG family transcription antiterminator, with protein sequence MNDRNIAILTEIIKHPDIKSKKIEAKLHLTRRQLSYSIDQINTELSNDNLPTLQRTPLGTILVSAEIINYFLKDKINGKQKNVYHTEQERCMIIILYILTANIPLSLINIYHLLGVSQATAAKDMRNVRILVSKYHLELQNSWQNGYLIDGNEPQQRFLINETISNLERYDDSHELIANLSDISIDEMIHFVRQVEQQVGISYSDNAFNHLVYSLLINISRNRANKTANDNYFLNQIADTKEFSVISKLVNPDWVACQSDIEWISILFLSANTIRGKFSFSDYTILKAIKEMVSSFEQKTLVQIQNHEEFEQRLLAHLRPAVYRVKYGLHLNDINTSQILIKDSQYEFLAASIRKIISPLEQITGKKFPENEVKLIVFYFGGDLENAKNLSIIKPKAAVVCTNGVIVSKLMFQNLVHLFPEIAFLSATSVRDFETFSDDYDLVFTTVPLKTNAKQYIIQPIVSPEDAIKLRYRVLNEFGLKNIETTLDKIIQIVRKHVNSIDVTGLKGDLKQWLSTEQQTYSIQKELPDLSDYIAPQLMCLLDKKVDWQDALEIAAEPLIRSGIVNQKYLNTILKNTESEKNYSFLGSQIAIPHTTAENGILNDGFGFTVLKHAVKFPTGQSISIIVPIAICDTKKHLRAIEQLTSIASDAKLIHQIISASDTETIYQLIKKKEKETAIDAN encoded by the coding sequence TTGAACGATAGAAATATTGCTATTCTTACCGAGATCATCAAACATCCCGATATCAAAAGCAAAAAAATAGAAGCAAAATTACATTTAACACGACGCCAGTTATCGTATTCTATTGATCAAATTAATACAGAACTATCTAATGATAATTTACCAACTTTGCAGAGGACACCTCTTGGGACAATTTTAGTATCAGCAGAGATAATTAACTATTTCCTCAAAGATAAAATAAATGGAAAACAAAAAAATGTTTACCATACGGAACAAGAACGTTGTATGATCATTATTCTGTATATCTTAACAGCGAATATACCTTTATCTTTGATTAATATTTATCACTTACTGGGAGTCAGCCAAGCAACGGCAGCGAAGGATATGAGGAACGTTAGGATACTTGTCTCAAAATATCATCTTGAACTCCAAAATAGTTGGCAGAATGGTTACCTTATTGATGGAAACGAACCACAACAACGGTTCCTGATTAATGAAACGATCTCTAACCTAGAAAGATATGATGATAGTCATGAATTGATTGCAAACTTATCAGATATTTCAATTGATGAAATGATACATTTTGTGAGACAAGTGGAACAACAAGTTGGCATTTCATATTCGGATAACGCTTTCAACCACTTGGTGTACTCATTATTAATAAATATTAGTAGGAATCGCGCCAACAAGACAGCTAACGATAATTACTTTTTGAATCAAATTGCTGACACAAAAGAATTTAGTGTTATTTCTAAGCTTGTTAATCCAGATTGGGTAGCCTGCCAATCTGACATAGAATGGATATCCATTTTGTTTCTTTCAGCTAATACGATTAGAGGCAAATTCTCATTCTCTGATTATACGATTTTAAAAGCTATTAAAGAGATGGTTTCATCTTTTGAACAAAAGACGCTTGTTCAAATTCAAAATCATGAAGAATTTGAACAACGGTTATTAGCCCACTTGAGACCTGCTGTTTACCGTGTGAAATACGGTCTACATCTCAATGATATCAATACATCACAAATATTAATTAAGGACTCGCAATATGAATTCTTAGCTGCAAGTATCAGAAAAATAATATCTCCTCTAGAGCAGATAACAGGAAAAAAATTCCCAGAAAATGAAGTCAAATTAATTGTTTTTTATTTTGGTGGTGATTTAGAGAATGCTAAAAATTTGTCAATAATAAAGCCGAAAGCAGCCGTAGTATGTACCAATGGTGTGATTGTATCAAAATTGATGTTTCAAAACTTAGTTCATTTATTTCCTGAAATTGCCTTTTTATCAGCAACTTCTGTCAGAGATTTTGAAACATTTTCTGATGATTATGACTTAGTATTTACTACGGTTCCTTTGAAGACAAACGCAAAGCAGTATATTATTCAGCCAATTGTCTCCCCTGAAGATGCTATAAAACTTCGTTACAGGGTTCTGAATGAATTTGGATTAAAGAATATTGAAACCACTTTAGATAAAATTATACAAATAGTTCGAAAACACGTAAATTCAATTGATGTGACAGGATTAAAAGGTGATTTGAAGCAATGGCTATCGACTGAGCAGCAAACTTATAGTATTCAAAAGGAACTCCCGGATTTGTCTGACTATATCGCCCCTCAACTTATGTGCTTATTAGATAAAAAGGTTGACTGGCAAGATGCATTGGAAATTGCCGCTGAACCATTAATCAGAAGCGGAATTGTGAATCAAAAGTATTTAAATACAATTTTAAAAAATACTGAATCCGAAAAAAATTATAGTTTTCTAGGATCTCAAATTGCGATTCCACACACAACAGCGGAGAACGGTATTTTAAATGATGGTTTTGGTTTTACAGTTCTAAAACATGCAGTCAAGTTTCCTACAGGGCAAAGCATATCTATAATTGTGCCTATTGCAATTTGTGATACGAAAAAACATCTTCGAGCAATTGAACAATTGACCTCTATAGCAAGTGACGCAAAACTGATTCATCAAATTATTTCTGCCTCAGATACGGAAACTATATATCAACTTATAAAGAAAAAAGAAAAGGAGACAGCAATTGACGCTAATTGA
- a CDS encoding PTS sugar transporter subunit IIA: MTLIDANLVFTDVDVEDKVALIDFLADKLYENGNVKITFQEAVEKREQKYPTGLPTGAIQVAIPHTDAKYVNKSVIAFANLKHPIEFQNMAINGETLKVSVVVMLAIAEPHGQVKTLEKLMSIFQDEKLLVSLSSEKDSKKIYQKLVKLL; the protein is encoded by the coding sequence TTGACGCTAATTGACGCTAATCTAGTTTTCACTGATGTCGATGTAGAGGATAAGGTCGCTTTAATTGATTTTTTAGCAGACAAATTATATGAAAATGGCAATGTAAAAATAACTTTCCAAGAGGCTGTAGAAAAAAGAGAGCAAAAGTATCCAACCGGTTTACCAACAGGTGCCATACAAGTAGCTATTCCACATACAGATGCTAAGTATGTTAATAAATCGGTAATTGCTTTTGCTAATTTGAAGCACCCAATTGAGTTTCAAAACATGGCAATAAATGGCGAGACCTTGAAAGTCTCGGTTGTTGTCATGCTAGCCATAGCGGAACCTCACGGACAAGTTAAAACTTTAGAAAAGCTCATGTCAATTTTTCAGGACGAAAAACTCTTAGTCTCTTTATCCAGTGAAAAAGATTCAAAAAAAATTTATCAGAAGCTTGTAAAGCTTCTCTAA
- a CDS encoding PTS galactitol transporter subunit IIC: MKDIINFIMYIVSLGPTVMIPIVMLIFGLAVRVPFTKALRGGLMVGIGFIGLNATVSILTSVMNPAIQNMIKIMHMNLQVIDVGWPSASAIAYGTAVGVSIIPLGILINILMLVSKTTSTIDVDIWDFWHFAFSGSLVFALTKDITFSLFCASMNMIIIMVIADRTAPLSEKYLGLPGISIPHGYAGSFVPIAIVMNWILERIPGINKVHLDAKGFNKKFGAWGEPTLLGFIIGCAIGTLAYVAAPGLSIPDKLGKIMLMGVTLSAVMIITPKMAALLLQGVIPVSGAIQKYIQKKFSGKRKIYIGMDTAVGIGSPVVLACATLMIPVALVFAFILPGNQFMPTIGLVGFVFMFPLIVAICHGDFFRSFIIGAVNVVLGLWIATNLAPLVTRAARSAKFSIPKGSSLISSIDYGSNPFPWVFVHIAQFKILVYILGTILCVGLALWNRKKIIESEKAVVAPADSK; this comes from the coding sequence ATGAAAGACATTATTAATTTCATTATGTACATAGTCAGTTTAGGGCCTACTGTGATGATCCCGATTGTCATGTTGATTTTTGGCTTAGCTGTTCGTGTTCCCTTTACTAAAGCTTTGCGCGGTGGTTTGATGGTGGGAATCGGCTTTATCGGCTTAAACGCTACGGTTTCTATTTTGACCAGTGTTATGAATCCTGCAATTCAAAACATGATTAAAATCATGCACATGAATTTGCAAGTCATTGATGTCGGCTGGCCCTCAGCGAGTGCTATAGCCTATGGAACGGCTGTGGGTGTAAGTATTATCCCATTGGGGATACTAATCAATATTCTGATGCTGGTATCCAAAACAACTTCAACGATTGACGTTGATATTTGGGATTTTTGGCATTTTGCATTTTCTGGTTCTTTGGTCTTTGCTTTGACCAAAGATATCACTTTCAGTCTCTTCTGCGCTTCCATGAACATGATCATTATTATGGTTATTGCTGATAGAACTGCACCGTTGTCGGAAAAATATCTTGGTTTACCAGGGATTTCTATTCCTCATGGCTATGCTGGATCATTTGTTCCAATTGCGATTGTGATGAATTGGATTCTTGAAAGAATCCCTGGAATCAATAAAGTCCATCTAGATGCTAAGGGCTTTAACAAAAAATTTGGTGCATGGGGTGAACCAACTTTGTTAGGATTCATTATTGGATGTGCTATCGGGACACTGGCCTATGTTGCTGCTCCAGGACTTTCAATTCCTGATAAATTGGGGAAAATTATGCTGATGGGTGTGACGCTTTCAGCGGTCATGATCATTACACCGAAAATGGCTGCTCTACTTCTTCAAGGTGTTATACCAGTCTCGGGAGCTATTCAAAAGTATATTCAAAAGAAGTTTTCCGGAAAACGTAAAATCTATATTGGCATGGATACTGCTGTAGGCATTGGAAGTCCAGTAGTATTAGCATGTGCTACGCTTATGATTCCGGTCGCTTTGGTATTTGCTTTTATTTTACCAGGTAACCAATTTATGCCTACAATTGGTCTGGTTGGATTTGTCTTCATGTTTCCATTAATAGTGGCAATTTGTCATGGGGATTTCTTCCGTTCCTTTATTATTGGTGCTGTAAATGTTGTTTTGGGTCTTTGGATAGCGACCAATTTGGCCCCACTAGTAACTCGCGCTGCACGTTCAGCTAAGTTTTCCATTCCAAAAGGATCCTCATTGATTAGCAGTATTGATTACGGTTCCAACCCTTTTCCATGGGTATTTGTTCATATCGCTCAATTCAAAATTTTAGTTTATATTTTGGGAACGATTCTCTGTGTTGGTCTGGCTCTTTGGAATAGAAAGAAAATCATTGAAAGCGAAAAGGCTGTCGTTGCGCCTGCAGATTCAAAATAA